One Methylobacterium sp. AMS5 genomic region harbors:
- the lipB gene encoding lipoyl(octanoyl) transferase LipB, with protein sequence MVNNSFTAPASRLSIAPATFLPRAGAPPVVWRVTDTLVDYQEAEAEMEARATAIARGEADELVWLLEHPPLYTAGTSAKTADLVEPERFPVHRTGRGGQYTYHGPGQRIAYVMLDLNRRRPDLRAYVASLEAWLIATLDAFTVRAERREDRVGVWVRRPDKGPTVEDKIAAIGIRVRRWVSLHGISLNVEPDLAHFSGIVPCGVREHGVTSLADLGRIVSLPEVDMALRAAFEPIFGPTRDEA encoded by the coding sequence TTGGTAAACAATTCCTTCACGGCACCCGCTTCCCGGCTTTCGATCGCACCCGCGACATTCCTGCCGCGGGCGGGCGCGCCGCCGGTGGTCTGGCGCGTGACCGACACCCTCGTCGACTACCAGGAGGCGGAGGCCGAGATGGAGGCCCGCGCCACGGCCATCGCCCGCGGCGAGGCGGACGAACTCGTCTGGCTCCTGGAGCATCCGCCGCTCTATACGGCGGGCACCTCGGCCAAGACCGCCGACCTCGTCGAGCCGGAGCGCTTCCCCGTCCACCGCACGGGCCGGGGCGGGCAGTACACCTATCACGGGCCCGGCCAGCGCATCGCCTACGTGATGCTGGACCTCAACCGGCGCCGGCCCGACCTGCGGGCCTATGTGGCGAGCCTGGAGGCGTGGCTGATCGCGACGCTCGACGCCTTCACCGTGCGGGCCGAGCGCCGCGAGGACCGGGTCGGGGTCTGGGTGCGCCGGCCGGACAAGGGGCCGACCGTCGAGGACAAGATCGCGGCGATCGGCATCCGGGTGCGGCGCTGGGTGAGCCTGCACGGGATCAGCCTCAACGTCGAGCCGGACCTCGCCCACTTCTCCGGCATCGTGCCCTGCGGCGTGCGCGAGCACGGGGTCACGAGCCTGGCCGACCTCGGCCGCATCGTCAGCCTGCCCGAGGTGGACATGGCGCTGCGCGCCGCCTTCGAGCCGATCTTCGGCCCGACACGCGACGAAGCCTGA
- a CDS encoding FAD-binding and (Fe-S)-binding domain-containing protein, translated as MGASATPGEAAFGATASSARAKARNDAGLPRKLAETLQGEARFDAFTRGRYATDASIYQIMPAGVVFPKSAADIAATLKVAADYDVPVILRGGGTSQNGQPIGSGLVVDCSRHFNGVLAYDAEGGTVTVEPGHVLERLNARLKADGWFFPVEPSTATRCTIGGMAGNNSCGARSLRYGKMSDNVLALEALFHDGAAFGFGLTGNAASAVTGGARAEDLARRMLALADAHRDEIETMYPKVQRRVGGYNLDSLIEPRPNLAHLLVGSEGTLAATTAVTLKLSRLPTHRAMGVCHFPSFRAAMETTKAIVGLDPVAVELVDNNVLVLGADIPLFRTTLADITRGQPNCLLLAEFAGDDLAALKRDLRRLDQCMADHGFPDAVVEVVEPNRQKAVWEVREACLNIMMSMKGDAKPVSFIEDCAVPLEHLADYTDAVTEVFSRHGTRGTWYAHASVGCLHVRPILDMKQGGDVKKMRAIAEETAELVRRHKGSYSGEHGDGISRSEFVEPLFGQKLTRAFETVKDGFDPDNRLNPNKIVRPLKMDDRTLMRFGPGYAVSAPQKTALDWSDWGGFGPAVEMCNNNGTCRKLAGGAMCPSYRATRDEQHLTRGRANSLRLAISGQLGPDAFLSPEMKRTMDLCVSCKACRRECPTGVDMAKMKIEFLHHYHARHGLPLKERLVAEMPRYAGVAAALAPLLNLRNRYPALARFGEAWTGFSARRSLPEWRRPWRETGEVAHPQDVAGDHRDLVLFGDTFNRAFERENLEAAERVLRAAGYRLHRVVAHEGRRPLCCGRTYLASGQTDRAREEARRTLDTLLPFVRAGARVVGLEPSCLLTFRDEFLSLLPREEASALAQSALLFEELLAADLAAGRISLPLADQGGRVAHLHGHCHQKSFGVMGSVETVLRTVPGLDVRVIESSCCGMAGAFGYGKDTIDVSFAMAELSLFPALRKASADDLVVADGTSCRHQIHDGLGRDAIHVARVLDTALMPAG; from the coding sequence TTGGGCGCGAGCGCGACACCGGGCGAAGCGGCTTTTGGGGCAACGGCCTCCAGCGCGCGGGCGAAGGCCCGCAACGATGCGGGGCTGCCGCGCAAGCTCGCGGAGACCCTGCAGGGCGAGGCCCGCTTCGACGCCTTCACCCGCGGACGCTACGCCACCGATGCCTCGATCTACCAGATCATGCCGGCGGGCGTGGTCTTCCCCAAGAGCGCCGCCGACATCGCCGCGACGCTGAAGGTCGCGGCCGACTACGACGTCCCCGTGATCCTGCGCGGCGGCGGCACCTCGCAGAACGGCCAGCCGATCGGCTCCGGCCTCGTGGTCGATTGCTCGCGCCACTTCAACGGTGTGCTCGCCTACGACGCGGAAGGGGGCACGGTCACCGTCGAACCCGGCCACGTGCTGGAGCGCCTCAACGCGCGGCTGAAAGCCGACGGCTGGTTCTTCCCCGTCGAGCCCTCGACCGCGACCCGCTGCACCATCGGCGGGATGGCCGGCAACAATTCCTGCGGCGCCCGCTCGCTCCGCTACGGCAAGATGAGCGACAACGTGCTCGCTCTGGAGGCCCTGTTCCACGACGGCGCCGCCTTCGGCTTCGGGCTCACCGGCAACGCGGCGAGCGCCGTGACCGGCGGCGCGCGGGCGGAAGACCTCGCCCGACGCATGCTCGCTTTGGCGGATGCCCACCGCGACGAAATCGAGACGATGTACCCGAAGGTGCAGCGGCGGGTCGGCGGCTACAATCTCGATTCGCTGATAGAACCGCGCCCGAACCTCGCCCACCTCCTCGTCGGCTCGGAAGGAACGCTCGCTGCCACCACCGCGGTGACGCTCAAGCTCTCCCGTCTACCGACCCACCGGGCCATGGGCGTGTGTCACTTCCCCTCGTTCCGCGCGGCCATGGAGACGACGAAGGCGATCGTCGGCCTCGACCCCGTGGCGGTCGAACTCGTCGACAACAACGTGCTCGTGCTCGGCGCCGACATCCCGCTGTTCCGCACGACCCTGGCCGACATCACGCGAGGCCAGCCGAACTGCCTGCTGCTGGCCGAGTTCGCCGGCGACGACCTTGCCGCGCTGAAGCGAGACCTCAGGCGCCTCGACCAGTGCATGGCCGATCACGGCTTTCCCGACGCGGTCGTCGAGGTCGTGGAGCCGAACCGCCAGAAGGCGGTCTGGGAGGTGCGCGAGGCCTGCCTCAACATCATGATGTCGATGAAGGGGGACGCCAAGCCCGTCTCCTTCATCGAGGATTGCGCCGTCCCTCTGGAGCATCTGGCCGACTACACCGATGCGGTCACCGAGGTGTTCTCGCGGCACGGCACCCGCGGCACGTGGTACGCCCACGCCTCCGTCGGCTGCCTGCATGTGCGCCCGATCCTCGACATGAAGCAGGGCGGCGATGTCAAAAAGATGCGCGCCATCGCCGAGGAGACGGCAGAGCTGGTGCGCCGTCACAAGGGCTCCTATTCGGGCGAGCACGGCGACGGCATCTCGCGCTCCGAATTCGTGGAGCCGCTGTTCGGCCAAAAACTCACCCGCGCCTTCGAGACGGTGAAGGACGGCTTTGATCCCGACAACCGCCTGAACCCCAACAAGATCGTCCGTCCGCTGAAGATGGACGACCGCACGCTGATGCGCTTCGGCCCCGGCTACGCGGTGAGCGCCCCGCAGAAGACGGCGCTGGACTGGTCGGATTGGGGCGGGTTCGGCCCGGCGGTCGAGATGTGCAACAACAACGGCACCTGCCGGAAGCTTGCCGGCGGCGCGATGTGCCCCTCCTACCGCGCCACCCGCGACGAGCAGCACCTGACCCGCGGACGCGCCAACTCGCTGCGCCTCGCGATCTCGGGCCAGCTCGGGCCGGACGCGTTCCTGTCGCCTGAAATGAAGCGCACGATGGATCTGTGCGTGTCGTGCAAGGCGTGCCGCCGGGAATGCCCGACCGGCGTCGACATGGCCAAGATGAAGATCGAGTTCCTGCACCATTACCACGCCCGGCACGGCCTGCCGCTGAAGGAGCGGCTGGTCGCCGAGATGCCGCGCTACGCCGGCGTCGCCGCAGCCCTCGCGCCGCTGCTCAACCTGCGCAACCGCTACCCGGCGCTCGCCCGGTTCGGTGAGGCATGGACCGGCTTCTCCGCGCGCCGCTCGCTGCCGGAATGGCGCCGGCCCTGGCGGGAGACCGGCGAGGTGGCCCATCCGCAAGACGTGGCGGGCGACCACCGCGACCTCGTCCTGTTCGGCGACACCTTCAACCGCGCCTTCGAGCGCGAGAACCTGGAAGCCGCCGAGCGGGTGCTGCGCGCGGCGGGCTACCGCCTGCACCGCGTCGTCGCCCATGAGGGCCGCCGCCCGCTCTGCTGCGGCCGCACCTATCTCGCCTCCGGCCAGACCGACAGGGCGCGCGAGGAGGCTCGGCGCACGCTCGACACGCTCCTGCCCTTCGTGCGGGCCGGCGCCCGCGTGGTCGGCCTGGAGCCGTCCTGCCTCCTCACCTTCCGCGACGAGTTTTTGTCCCTGCTGCCGCGGGAGGAGGCGAGCGCGTTGGCCCAGAGCGCCCTGCTGTTCGAGGAACTGCTCGCCGCCGATCTCGCCGCCGGCCGCATCAGCCTCCCGCTCGCCGACCAGGGCGGCCGGGTCGCCCACCTGCACGGCCATTGCCACCAGAAGTCGTTCGGAGTGATGGGGTCGGTGGAGACGGTGCTGCGCACCGTGCCGGGGCTCGATGTGCGCGTCATCGAATCGAGCTGCTGCGGCATGGCCGGCGCCTTCGGCTACGGCAAGGATACGATCGACGTCTCCTTCGCCATGGCCGAGCTGTCGCTGTTCCCGGCGCTCCGGAAAGCGTCCGCCGACGACCTCGTGGTCGCCGACGGCACGAGCTGCCGCCACCAGATCCACGACGGTCTCGGCCGCGACGCGATCCACGTGGCCCGCGTGCTCGATACAGCCCTTATGCCGGCGGGCTGA
- a CDS encoding NAD-dependent succinate-semialdehyde dehydrogenase — MDLDVSLHIAGRWRPGGGGGTLAVLNPATGEAIGRVAVATRADLDEALEAAERGFAAWRRVSAFDRSKVLRRAAALMRERAEDIARTMTVEQGKPLAESRIETGVAADIIEWFAEEGRRAYGRVIPARAEGVLQIVTREPVGPVAAFTPWNFPINQAVRKLSAALCTGCPVILKGPEDTPASCAELVRAFLDAGVPGDALALVYGDPAEISGYLIPHPVIRKITFTGSTAVGKQLAALAGQHMKRATMELGGHAPAIVFDDADIDTAVRVLSANKYRNAGQVCVAPTRFLVQENVYDRFVDGFVAASKALKVGDGLDPETQMGPLVHGRRVEAMEAFVADAEAKGARLLTGGSRIGNRGHFFEPTVFADVPLEARIMNEEPFGPIAAIRRFSDEAEALTEANRLPYGLAAYAYTRSGTRANRVGAGVEAGMISINHHGIALPETPFGGVKDSGYGSEGGSEAIEAYLTTKFVTQANA; from the coding sequence ATGGACCTCGACGTTTCGCTTCACATCGCCGGCCGCTGGCGTCCCGGTGGCGGCGGCGGAACCCTGGCCGTCCTCAACCCGGCTACGGGCGAGGCGATCGGCCGGGTCGCGGTTGCGACGCGGGCCGATCTCGACGAGGCGCTGGAGGCGGCCGAACGGGGCTTTGCCGCGTGGCGGCGGGTCTCCGCCTTCGACCGGTCCAAGGTGCTGCGCCGGGCCGCCGCGCTGATGCGCGAGCGCGCGGAGGACATCGCCCGCACCATGACCGTCGAGCAGGGCAAGCCGCTCGCCGAATCACGGATCGAGACCGGGGTGGCGGCCGACATCATCGAGTGGTTCGCCGAAGAGGGCCGGCGCGCCTACGGCCGGGTCATCCCCGCCCGCGCCGAGGGCGTGCTGCAGATCGTCACCCGTGAGCCGGTCGGGCCGGTGGCGGCCTTCACGCCCTGGAATTTCCCGATCAATCAGGCCGTGCGCAAGCTCTCGGCGGCGCTGTGCACCGGCTGTCCCGTCATCCTCAAGGGACCGGAGGACACCCCGGCCTCCTGCGCCGAACTGGTGCGCGCCTTCCTCGATGCGGGCGTGCCCGGCGACGCGCTCGCCCTGGTCTACGGCGATCCGGCCGAGATCTCCGGCTATCTCATCCCGCACCCGGTGATCCGCAAGATCACCTTCACCGGCTCGACCGCGGTCGGCAAGCAGCTCGCGGCGCTCGCGGGCCAGCACATGAAGCGGGCGACGATGGAACTCGGCGGCCATGCTCCGGCGATCGTGTTCGACGATGCCGATATCGACACCGCCGTGCGGGTGCTGTCCGCCAACAAGTACCGTAACGCCGGCCAAGTCTGCGTCGCCCCGACCCGCTTCCTCGTGCAGGAGAACGTGTACGACCGCTTCGTCGACGGCTTCGTGGCCGCCTCAAAGGCGCTCAAGGTCGGCGACGGCCTCGATCCCGAGACGCAGATGGGTCCCCTCGTCCACGGCCGCCGTGTCGAGGCGATGGAGGCCTTCGTGGCCGATGCCGAGGCGAAGGGCGCGCGCCTCCTCACCGGCGGCAGCCGCATCGGCAATCGCGGCCACTTCTTCGAGCCCACCGTCTTCGCCGACGTGCCGCTGGAGGCCCGGATCATGAACGAGGAGCCGTTCGGACCGATCGCGGCGATCCGACGCTTTTCCGATGAAGCGGAGGCGCTCACCGAGGCCAACCGCCTGCCCTACGGGCTCGCGGCCTACGCCTATACCCGCTCCGGCACCCGGGCGAACCGGGTCGGGGCGGGGGTCGAGGCCGGCATGATCTCGATCAACCACCACGGCATCGCGCTGCCCGAGACGCCCTTCGGCGGCGTGAAGGATTCCGGCTACGGCAGCGAGGGCGGCTCGGAGGCGATCGAGGCCTATCTCACGACGAAATTCGTGACGCAGGCCAACGCCTGA
- the phaZ gene encoding polyhydroxyalkanoate depolymerase, with the protein MLYPLYEAGHLMLAPMRLAAEATKLACENPFNPFAYAPQSRTMAAGCEMFERATRVYAKPAFGLGVPERVVWERPFCRVVAFGEPSAEREAKPKLLIVAPMSGHYATLLRGTVEAFLPSHQVFITDWSDARQVPASAGRFGLDDYIDTCIALFAALGPDLHVAAVCQPSVPVLAAIARMEAQDHPLVPRSAVLMGGPVDTRRSPTAVNIMAEAKGFAWFERHCIHTVPGGYPGAGRAVYPGFLQLAGFMGMNLERHRDAHHAMFDHLVRGDGDSAARHRAFYDEYLAVMDLTAEFYLETIERVFISHDLPRGTLRHHGERVDLGAIHRCHLMAVEGEKDDITGLGQTKAALDLAVNLPEAAKTYHMQPGAGHYGIFNGSRFRQDIVPLVLGFMERSLRPAAPRPAPVVPAPEPHPILLRHSPVLQSPRATPARAIMLPEAMADRQERPEAIRQRIAL; encoded by the coding sequence ATGCTGTATCCTCTTTACGAGGCCGGCCATCTCATGCTCGCACCGATGCGCTTGGCGGCGGAGGCTACCAAGCTTGCCTGCGAGAACCCGTTCAATCCCTTCGCCTACGCCCCGCAGAGCCGCACCATGGCCGCGGGCTGCGAGATGTTCGAGCGCGCCACCCGCGTCTACGCCAAGCCGGCCTTCGGGCTCGGCGTGCCGGAGCGAGTGGTCTGGGAGCGCCCGTTCTGCCGCGTCGTCGCCTTCGGCGAGCCCTCCGCGGAACGGGAGGCGAAGCCCAAGCTCCTGATCGTCGCGCCGATGTCGGGCCACTACGCCACGCTGCTGCGCGGCACGGTCGAGGCGTTCCTCCCCAGCCATCAGGTCTTCATCACCGATTGGTCCGATGCGCGTCAGGTGCCGGCGAGCGCCGGCCGGTTCGGCCTCGACGACTACATCGATACCTGCATCGCCCTGTTCGCGGCGCTCGGGCCGGACCTTCACGTCGCGGCAGTCTGTCAGCCCTCGGTGCCGGTGCTCGCCGCCATCGCCCGCATGGAGGCGCAGGATCATCCGCTCGTGCCGCGCTCGGCCGTGCTGATGGGAGGGCCGGTCGATACCCGTCGCTCGCCCACCGCCGTCAACATTATGGCCGAGGCGAAGGGCTTCGCGTGGTTCGAGCGGCACTGCATCCATACGGTGCCGGGCGGATATCCGGGAGCGGGCCGCGCGGTCTATCCGGGCTTCCTTCAGCTCGCCGGCTTCATGGGGATGAACCTCGAGCGCCACCGGGACGCCCACCACGCGATGTTCGACCATCTCGTGCGCGGCGACGGCGACTCGGCCGCACGCCACCGCGCCTTCTACGACGAGTATCTCGCGGTCATGGACCTGACTGCCGAGTTCTACCTTGAGACGATCGAGCGGGTCTTCATCAGCCACGACCTGCCCCGCGGCACCCTGCGTCATCACGGCGAACGGGTCGATCTCGGCGCGATCCACCGCTGCCACCTGATGGCGGTGGAGGGCGAGAAGGACGACATCACCGGCCTCGGCCAGACGAAGGCCGCCCTCGATCTCGCGGTGAACCTGCCCGAGGCGGCCAAGACCTACCACATGCAGCCTGGCGCCGGGCATTACGGCATCTTCAACGGCTCGCGCTTCCGCCAGGACATCGTGCCGTTGGTGCTGGGCTTCATGGAACGCAGCCTGCGGCCCGCCGCGCCGCGTCCGGCCCCGGTCGTGCCGGCACCGGAGCCGCATCCGATCCTTCTGCGCCACAGCCCCGTCCTGCAGTCTCCGCGCGCCACACCCGCCCGCGCCATCATGCTGCCCGAGGCCATGGCCGATCGGCAGGAACGACCGGAAGCGATCCGGCAGCGGATTGCCCTGTAA
- a CDS encoding Hint domain-containing protein, which translates to MALPITFNNTTYAPGFLGTDDGGASGNFQVDTASTYSVTVSGTINAVGDPVTLTYGADAPAGFAGTSIQLTSTQFDNSGQILFISRAIPPGETETGNYRYLLSNTQVVGSNPPAGSTRTRFLADGNNTLGDYNVQAAPCFTTGTLIRTARGEVAVEDLIVGDLAVTASGTLRPITWIGNRALDTKGEALPHNEQPIRIRAGAFGPGLPARDLRLSHGHPVLVGADANGEGGVLVPVMCLINGTSVLREPATQVTYWHVELDAHDILLAEGLAAESYYDMGSRVWFAGEDGRLTDPDFVPAGEHGRCRPVAVDGALVDGERQRLGAVFAAEIDGHAAWTDMPVWRAA; encoded by the coding sequence ATGGCTTTGCCAATCACGTTCAATAATACCACGTATGCTCCTGGCTTCCTTGGAACCGACGACGGCGGCGCATCCGGAAACTTTCAGGTCGATACCGCCTCGACCTATTCCGTCACAGTATCAGGCACCATCAACGCTGTCGGCGATCCAGTAACGCTGACCTATGGAGCCGATGCTCCCGCCGGTTTTGCAGGCACGTCCATTCAGCTGACCTCGACGCAGTTCGACAATTCGGGCCAGATCCTGTTCATAAGCAGAGCCATTCCGCCCGGGGAGACGGAGACCGGCAACTACCGCTACCTTCTCTCGAACACCCAGGTGGTCGGCTCGAATCCGCCTGCCGGGTCCACCCGGACGCGCTTCCTGGCCGACGGCAACAACACGCTCGGCGATTACAACGTCCAGGCTGCGCCCTGCTTCACCACGGGCACCCTCATCCGCACGGCCCGCGGCGAGGTTGCGGTCGAGGATCTGATCGTCGGCGATCTCGCCGTGACGGCCTCCGGAACGCTGCGTCCCATCACGTGGATCGGCAACCGCGCCCTCGATACCAAGGGTGAGGCGCTGCCCCACAACGAGCAGCCCATCCGGATCCGCGCGGGCGCCTTCGGCCCCGGCCTCCCGGCGCGCGATCTGCGCCTCTCGCATGGCCATCCGGTGCTCGTCGGCGCCGATGCCAACGGCGAGGGCGGCGTGCTGGTGCCCGTGATGTGCCTGATCAACGGCACCTCCGTCCTCCGCGAGCCGGCGACGCAGGTGACCTACTGGCATGTCGAGCTGGATGCGCACGACATCCTGCTCGCCGAAGGTCTGGCTGCCGAGAGCTACTACGACATGGGCAGCCGGGTCTGGTTTGCGGGCGAGGACGGCCGGCTGACCGATCCCGACTTCGTGCCGGCCGGCGAGCACGGCCGCTGCCGCCCGGTGGCGGTGGACGGCGCCCTCGTGGACGGTGAGCGGCAGCGGCTCGGCGCGGTCTTCGCCGCGGAGATCGACGGCCACGCCGCCTGGACCGACATGCCGGTGTGGCGCGCCGCGTAA
- a CDS encoding FliM/FliN family flagellar motor switch protein — translation MAVLDELQVDLKVVLGRSHMPLHMLLRMGRGAVIELEATETDMVEILANDHPIARGQIVVTGNRISVEVTELIRKAEVVRTPGVTIGEGAVPILDDAGAMP, via the coding sequence GTGGCGGTCCTGGACGAATTGCAGGTCGATCTCAAGGTCGTACTGGGGCGCAGCCACATGCCGCTGCACATGCTGCTGCGCATGGGCCGCGGCGCGGTGATCGAGCTGGAGGCCACCGAGACCGACATGGTCGAGATCCTCGCCAACGATCACCCGATCGCCCGCGGGCAGATCGTGGTGACCGGAAACCGCATCTCCGTGGAGGTGACCGAGCTGATCCGCAAGGCCGAGGTCGTGCGCACCCCCGGCGTGACCATCGGCGAGGGCGCCGTGCCGATCCTCGACGACGCGGGCGCGATGCCCTGA
- a CDS encoding DMT family transporter — protein MIVLYGIALLAGIATAVQPGQSTQLAKSFGEQPFAAGLVSMLVGTVTMLGIGLATGRLHLPSLQQAGQTPVWAWFGGALGAGVILAQLFVAQRIGAAAFLGLLVTAGVVTSITLDHFGLEGFTVHPAGVTRLLGGALMIAGVALVALS, from the coding sequence ATGATCGTCCTCTACGGCATTGCCCTGCTCGCCGGCATCGCCACGGCCGTGCAGCCCGGCCAAAGCACCCAACTCGCCAAATCCTTCGGCGAGCAGCCCTTCGCGGCCGGGCTCGTGTCGATGCTGGTCGGCACCGTCACCATGCTCGGCATCGGCCTCGCCACCGGGCGTCTGCACCTGCCGAGCCTTCAGCAGGCCGGTCAGACGCCGGTCTGGGCGTGGTTCGGTGGTGCGCTCGGCGCCGGCGTCATCCTGGCCCAGCTCTTCGTCGCGCAGCGGATCGGCGCGGCGGCCTTCCTTGGCCTTCTCGTGACCGCGGGCGTCGTCACCTCGATCACGCTCGACCATTTCGGGCTCGAAGGCTTCACCGTCCATCCCGCGGGCGTCACGCGCCTTCTCGGAGGGGCGCTGATGATCGCGGGCGTCGCCCTGGTGGCCCTGTCCTGA
- a CDS encoding glycosyltransferase family A protein — MPPVSPTPSRLDTLIAIPVRNEAERIARCLTAIDRQTGLAPGRLGLVLFLNNCTDDTAEIVARLVPALSIPVRVIERVHAGAHAGWARRAAMDAAVAWLEAEGTASATATLLTTDADSIVPPDWVAANLAALEAGADAVAGRVELIPEEAALLPPSLPARGRLEDTYDALITEMEARIDPDPHDPWPCHRTTIGASLAVRLPAYRDVGGMPEIPLGEDGAFVGALLQRGFRVRHDRAVLVLISARLTGRAAGGVADTIRSRCEEPDALCDARMEPVPRALHRYVWRARLRRLYDEGRLTRDLAWARRLGIPEGEARRIAALPRVGEIVAAVDRASPRLAYRPLMPRQLPGQIRLARLVLPLLRASLRLRRSAPSARPVAPTATADA, encoded by the coding sequence GTGCCGCCCGTTTCCCCCACGCCGTCGCGCCTCGACACCCTCATCGCCATCCCCGTGCGCAACGAGGCCGAGCGGATCGCCCGCTGCCTGACGGCGATCGACCGGCAGACCGGCCTCGCGCCGGGGCGGCTCGGGCTCGTGCTGTTCCTCAACAACTGCACCGACGACACGGCGGAGATCGTCGCCCGTCTCGTGCCGGCGCTCTCGATTCCCGTCCGGGTGATCGAGCGCGTTCATGCCGGGGCGCATGCGGGCTGGGCGCGCCGCGCGGCGATGGACGCGGCGGTCGCGTGGCTCGAAGCGGAGGGGACGGCCTCCGCGACGGCGACGCTCCTGACGACCGATGCCGACAGCATCGTGCCGCCGGATTGGGTCGCGGCCAACCTCGCCGCCCTGGAGGCGGGTGCCGACGCGGTCGCCGGCCGGGTCGAGCTGATCCCGGAGGAGGCGGCCCTGCTGCCGCCCTCGCTGCCCGCCCGCGGCCGGCTGGAGGACACCTACGACGCGCTCATCACCGAGATGGAGGCGCGCATCGATCCCGATCCGCACGATCCCTGGCCCTGCCATCGCACCACCATCGGCGCTTCGCTCGCCGTGCGGCTTCCTGCCTACCGCGACGTCGGCGGCATGCCGGAGATTCCCCTCGGCGAGGATGGCGCCTTCGTCGGCGCCCTGCTCCAGCGGGGCTTTCGCGTGCGCCATGACCGGGCGGTGCTGGTGCTGATCTCGGCCCGGCTCACCGGCCGGGCGGCCGGCGGCGTCGCCGACACGATCCGCTCCCGCTGCGAGGAGCCCGACGCCCTGTGCGACGCCCGCATGGAGCCGGTGCCCCGCGCGCTCCACCGCTACGTCTGGCGGGCGCGGCTGCGCCGCCTCTACGACGAGGGCCGTCTCACCCGCGATCTCGCCTGGGCGCGCCGGCTCGGCATCCCTGAAGGCGAAGCCCGCCGCATCGCCGCCCTGCCACGGGTCGGCGAGATCGTCGCGGCGGTCGATCGCGCCAGCCCGCGCCTCGCCTACCGCCCGCTGATGCCGCGGCAGCTTCCCGGCCAGATCCGGCTCGCCCGCCTCGTCCTGCCGCTGTTGCGCGCGAGCCTCCGCCTGCGCCGTTCGGCGCCGTCGGCACGCCCGGTCGCCCCAACGGCCACCGCCGACGCGTAA